The sequence CAGAACATTGTATTAAATGAAATTAACACAGTATCGTGTTACACTGTAACATTACCATTGATaactgataaaataataataataattgataataataataataataatatgttttacATAATAATGAGGACAAATTGTATCCCCCAATAACATCTTTAGAGATCAGTTCTTGGTTTAACCAAAAAATGTTAAAGAAACTGAAAATGTTTCAAGATAAAATAAAACATTCATCATATAAAAATTGAAAGGAATGTAATACTAGAATTATGAAATAACAGAGATGAAAGGAAGAAACAATACCCAATCTTATAGGCCTTGCTTCCTTCTTCATCCTTCTGCTTTTACCTCCATTAAAACCCAAAAAGAATATAAAATCTGGACATgttttttttaacccaaaacactTCAACATCTCCGGCATGTTATACCAAATCACATCCCAAAAGAATATTTACTTAAATATATCTAGAAATAAGTTTTGTTCGTCAACATCTACGTGAAAATTGAATCATCATCTCTCTGCTTAAGCTACGAGCTGATCAAGTTGCATCTGCTCGAGCCACGCACCTAATACTGAATGGTCAGCTGACTCACCACCATGTAAAAGTCCCTCACCACCGGAAGTGGCGGCCGCACCACCACTAACAGAAAGTGGTGCAGCCGCCTTGTCTTTCATCATCTCAGGTGGTGATTCTTTCACAAGTGATTGCACCCATGATACATCCGGCTCATCTGAACCATCGTTATTCTTCATTTCAAAAGAAGACGATCTTTTTAACTTCCCAAATTCATCTGCGTTAACAGACCAATCTACTTTCCCAGTTGGAGATCCCCATTTTGACCAAGAAGATGAAGTATTATTCACAGGTGACCCAACTCTAAAAGGACTGTTCGTACCAAGATTCGAACCAAAATTTGTTCCAAGGTCTCTGGAACTAAGACTACGCAACTGCTGATGTGGCATTTCACGCTGTGCAAATGCCGAAAGACGGGCACCACCCATCGGGGATATAGGATCCATGCTTCTTGGAGACATTCTTTGCTGCAATAACGCATGATCAATGTTTTTAGGTGAGAATATGTTGGTGTTTATAGGAGAAAGCATGCTTTGCTGTTGTTGAAACTGATTAAGAACAGCTGATTTGTGTGATGGTGAAAAGACACCCGAAGATGCCGCCTGGTCAGAGTATCTTGGTGAAGAAGTTAACTCAGCCGAGAATAAATCATCAAGATTTGCAGGAGCCAGTGTTTTGGATCGGGTCGGACGGTTCAACGAGAGTGACCCACTTCGAGATTGCGAGTAACACGCCAAATCATTTAACAGTTGTTGAGACTCAAAATCCTGCAACATGCTCAAATTGTCTAATGGAATATCTCGCGCACTTAAAGATGATCTGAGTCGACTCGACTGAAGGTTGCTTCCGGGAAGATGAAGGGTCGGGACATTTGGCTGAGACCATGAAACAGGCGAGTGGGGACCACCGTTTGGTGACATCGGCTGATTAAAAGCTGATGGAGACATAACCGAACCAGACGAAGGTGAACCAGGCAGAAGGTTCAACATATCCATGACAGTAGCACCAGCAGCGGTTGACCGAGGGGATTGGACCGCTGAACCGGTTGAAACATACAGCGGCCTGAGCTCCTCGGGCAAATGAGCAAAAAAGCAAACACGTCGACCACAACTCGGACCATCTTTACACAACCGTGTACGATATTGAGCCGGGTGTAACCAACACTCAAAAACACCATGAGCGTACTCACACAAATCCCCTCGTCTACATGTACCTTTTCGAAAATCAGGACAAGGTACACAGCTATAGTGGAACTTCCTTGGGTCACGTCTACGTGCATTTTCACCCGGGTGAACAAACGGGCATTCGGTCCAATCGTGAGAATAGGCCCGTGAACAGGGTCGGACCTTGAACGAGAACATACGGAACTCGTCTGTCGAATATATGCTGTTTTTAATGTCGGGAAGAGACGGGTCGATCGGGTATTCTTTCTTTTCAGTTGAGTTCATGAGCATGTTATTAAACTTTGACAATGTAGGAGACGAAACAAGCTCTGAAGGAGAACATGGGGACGAACCACTATTGGGTGAAGACGATAAGGTCGGGGACCACGAGTTTGAAACGGTCATATTGCAGTCGTTAATTGAACCATCGGATACATGGTTCATGAGAAGTTCTTCAAGTGAAGCCCGAACCAAAGACAGTTTTGGAGGTACAATAACCACATCAACGGGTCGATGTCCATTAGCATCTTTAATGTTGGGATCCGCACCAACAGAAAGAAGCAACTTAACCGATTCAACAGAATCCATGGACCCACCAGAAGCTGCACAGTGAAGTGCGGTGCACTTATCGGGACCACAAGTGAAATTCACATTTACTTTAGGCTGTGAAATGATTAACTTTAAAACATCGATACTTCCGTATGTAGAAGCAACCATTAATGGTGTTCGATGTTCAAGAACAATTTGCTTTGAACCCATTTTGCGTACATACCAAAGTCCAACCTCGTCAATTGCTGACGGATCATTCTCGATTAATCGTTTGAAACCCTCAAAGTCATTGTTAGCTGCGTACTCAAGTAAACTGGAAAAAGAATCTTCGGTCTCCACAGTTAGTGTACTCATAACCATTTTCTTTTTATTGTCTTGTTTGTTGTTGTCGATGCGATGCACGAAGAAGCGGATTAGTTTTGTTCAGGGCCACTAAACATTCTTCAAACAGCCATTGTAATATCAGAAACACAAAATCAATTACAATAAGTACAGACCTGCAAATAGAATAATGAAAATGAATTAAAAGCATGAAAAGAAGAAAACAAACAACAAGATTATGTATAAACAACAAAAAAGACTAAAGTCAAACCCAGATAAAAGTAAATAACTACATAACCATAACCAAGTATCTAAAAATAGTAACTCTAAAACAAATAAAAGTAGCCTAAGGGTCATCAAGTCAAATAAAATATGCAACACTTAATTTAACTAATCCAAGTTTTGATTCCCCTTTTAGATTAGGTAACAGAAAGACGATATTTTCATTTTACAAGGCCTGTTGGAATGCAATAGGTCTCAAAACATACACTAAATCACTTAAAAATTATCCATTTTGCAATTtgcaatatatttaataatatttatcataCGACATCTTTCCAGGGTTATTGCAAgatcattttataaataataaatctgCAAATTTACAAATTTATCTAAGATTATTTATATTTAGTTCATCCATTCTTTCTGTTACGTATATAGACAATATTTTCTATGATccgtatacatatacataatactttttttttttttaaatcacttaataaaaagaaataaattaaaaataaaacttactAACTATCATCTTTAAATGAATTTGATATAAAAAGAATCGATATCGATATATGAATCTTCAAACTCAATAACATTACCAATAAAATCGCATCTTCAACCGCTAGATTCAGGTGAAACAGACAAACAATTACATAAAAACCACTAAATCAACCAAATAAGTTACTTACTAGCATATAAAGTTAGAAGATATTACAGAATCAGCATACACATATACACATACCAGATCGAAACCCTAATTGCAAAAACTTACAGATAGATTCTGGTGACGAAGTGTATAAAGCTGCTTCAAAATAACAGATCCAGACGAAAGTAATAAACTTAAAGTGAAATCAAAACGACAAAAAATGGAAGCAAATCGTATCCTCCAACTCCATTTTTACTCGAAAACGATTGATTCAGATAGATACATAAGATGTCGATACAACCTATGATGATGATTCTATATGTATAgccaaaaattttatttattattatttattatttattattattattattattattattattattattataaatataaaatataaattaacgaCAAAAGCAAATTTAGAAGAAAGTAAGAGATATAtattgaataaaaataaaaataaagtttggaaagagaaaacgaaaggttTACAGAAAATGAAATGTAAATGAAATTAAATTAAAAACGTACGGTAAATAAAATGATTTTAAGTTTgtgatttttataattttattaattattaattattaattcttaATTAAAGAAATAGGAGTAGATGTTTATAGTGGAAAGTGGGGACGGGTGTTGTCGGTAAAATGGGAAGAGGTTAGAGGTTTTAGGTACGAGAAGGTGGTGACTGGTTGAACTGGTAACCGGTGAGTCCACGACGGCGACTTTTATTGAATTAAAAGGATTTAAATGTGGATTTGAAGTCCGAAAAAAGAGCGGACGTGAAAGTGTTTTGTGAATTGGATTGGAATTAATATTTTTGGGGGTCAAATCTGGAGAAAAAGGAGGCATGAAGCACTCGTATTCCAATCTTTCAAATTTATTTCGAGAATGGATGAATAATttatttgacaaaaaataaaaagtagtgcaaattttattaaaaactaatttttttaccTCAATTTTCTTATGTTTATTTTGACCATTTAAAAGATTGTTTTATCAAATGTTAATAAAAAATAGGTGTATTGTTACTTTTAAGTTTAAACTAcgttaaaaattaataatattccATTTTTAAGTAAATCATATGCAAGTCTGATCATTGACACTTAGCTGAGGATATGGAAGACCTCGTGAATGATAATTCTTACGAATTGGATATTTACTTAATTTACGTTATGTTCTATTATCGTAGAAGATTCACGGCACACGTATGTGTCAATTATCAGGCTTGCATTTGTTCATTATTCTTATGTATGTGCCAATGATTAGACTTGCATATGATTTACTCAAAAAAtagagtatctttatttatttattttttgacgGAGTTTTAACTTAAAAGTAACGATACTCCTCTTTTTAATTAACATTTTATAACAGAATCCTTTAAAcgtcaaaataaatataaattacctAATATAGGAAATTGTGGTAAAAATGTTACCTTTTAGTAGAATTTGCCCTTAAAAGATTTATGATATACTCTGTATACATGGAAATTAGAAACAATTTCAAGACAGACCCTAGCCAAACATATATACATGAAGGATGTAGAGTTAGCATCCATATTAGTTTATGTAGATGTTAGGTACGTTTCGGAGAAGACATCCAAGTTTACCAATCGAGAAATCGCTTTCGCGAAATCCACTTAAAAGACTTGACTTAAATTTCGTTGAGAGCGACTGGGACAATCCAGCCTTTTCTTTTGAAAACCTCCGAGTTACTATTCTTCCATATCAAATACACGTACGTCCATTCCACACTGTTAGTCCCGCTAGATGCCTAAACTGAACGGTTTCTATGTGTTTGTGTTGGTTAGAGTATGAGTTAtgcaagaacacttgagagagtatAAGAAATAATAAAGTGTAACATATGATAACTAGTTTTCAAAAGAtgtggggaggttgtttatatGTGACAACCTCCCATGTTACAACACTTACAAAGTTACCATAGTAATACAAGGTAAATACTAAATATTACATCATTAAAACCGTACGCCACTaaactattacataaacatatgtcaacaatctccccTTGGCGTGCGGTTTTCAAAAAAAATCACCTTCCATTAATCAGCTTTGACTTGTACCCTCTGACGCCTTTTTCTTGGCTTCCTCCTCAGCCTTATTGCCTTGATCACATCACTTCCAGGTGTATAGTTTCTTTCATAGTGCTTAGGAATGATGAACGTTCTGAGACTGGTGACATTGTATTCGAATCTAGGCACGTATTGAGAACCCGTGAAGTAGTTATTTATTCTGTTTATTCCCAGCAAGGTATCAAACTGCCTCATGTACAATCTGAACTCAAGAACCTCATTTATGCGCCATCTCATTAGTCATCAACATCTGATAATTCCCGATGTTCTCTGTCCTCTTGCAGATGTCAAAGAACTTCAATGCACGTTTGAGAGTTCCATCAAGTACTTATGTAATTCGAATTTGCGAATAAAGATATGCCTTTTGATTTTGTTGCGAAATATGAAGCCTTCTTCTGGTGCGTCTAGGCAGTAACAGATTTTAAAGGCAGAGAGATCCATTGTGTCAATGGTTTGATTCGGTGCAGAGAGCAGGCTCTTTTTTCGGATGGATTCGACACCTAGCTGAAGATCATGTTGCGATGCcagcttgattctttccttcatgaACCTTCTCACCCTTTCAATTGCAGTTTCAATCACCCAAGTCTTTCTAATTTTGTTCCTTAACCAGTTGTAAAGGAATAACACGTCTACTGGCTTGAGCTCGATTAGATCATACTCAGAAAATGTGTATTCCTGGTCGTTTGAACGTATGACTTTGAAGAATGGGATGTAAACTTTCTTTGTTAAGGACCTACAAAACACACTGTGAATAATTATGATCGGATATTCCTTCTGATCATCCAGGTCAAACTCGTCTTTGATCTTATACACCCGCTTCTGATAACGATACGTCATCAACTTGTCTTTATCACCAAGAAAATCATAACACCAATTGGAACCTTTCAGCTACCTGCAAGTTTTTAAGTTTATCTTCACTGACGAAGATTCTGTACGCTTATTCTTCCAACCAACAGCCCTGTAGCACCTTCTCATTTTGAGGTTCGCCAAGCTTGATTGGCAGTTCTCTGTGCTTGTTGAATTCTCCATGATGTGGTCCAGATGATGTGGATTGTTCGGGAATTGGTTGAGCAGTAGTTTTGGGAAATCTTAGAGCAGGTTCACCGGTGTACTCTTGAGTGACAAATTGATCAAATTCATCGAGTTCTTCCTCATCAGGAGCTTCTAAGTTCACATAATTCTCTTTTGAAAATGCTCCTTCAATGACAACAGTTGGTTTGGTTTGGGGTTTTAGGTTTCTGAAgtacatttcttcttcttcttcagatttGGGAATGATAAGCTATGGTGCAGATGTGGTGGTTGTTTTAGAAGGTGAGGTGGTTGAATCGGTTTTGGGGCCGGCGTATACAACCATTGCAAGAGTGGTTTCAGCTGAGGTAACCACTGCTTTAGTCATTtcgacttcttcttcttctttgacaTCAATGAACATAATTTCATCAAAGTCATCCTCGTCATCAGAAATTATTATGATCACATCATGTCCTTCGGGGGCTACATCATCTTATTCTACGGTGTGTTCAGCCCTTCGACCATCCCTTCTGGCACGCCAGATTCATCGACAATTTCTTTTCCTTTTCTGGAGGAGTTAGGTTGACTTTGTGATTGGCTGAGACTTTAAATAACATGCACTGAGGATCTTCCTCCGATATTCTCCCCTCATGTTAGCCGCCGGCATTGGGGTCATCATGTCGCCGGGAGGAAGATGGTTGATCAACACGACACAGAATACGTTCAAGTATAGGAGGATAGTTAGGTATGTGTTGTAATGTGTTGAACAAGCCGAGGATGGCATTCCTGATTAAATCATTTTGCGACAAGTTGACTGATAGAAGATGGGCGTGAAATTCATTTTCTCATTGAAGATAAGCAAGGTTGGGTTGATGAGTGACCGCCGGAGTGATTGTTGGGGATGAGGTTATGGGTGGTGAGAGAGGTGGTGGTGATGCATTGAGATTAGGAAGGGATGATGTGAATTTAGGTGACGATGGTTGTGTTGATGTTATTGGTGACGAGATATTGGGGCCCTGCGTAGAAACATTAGTGAAAACAGCCTGAGATTCTCGATGAAGCTCAGTTGTCACCACTGTTGAGCTCGAAAGCTGAGCAGTGAGGCCTGTTGTCATAGGACTTCCAAGCGATCTTAGAGAAGCAATGTCCGGAGATTTGCATGTCTCTACGCTTGTTTTTGCAGTCTGAGCTATAGACACAGATTTTTCGGTATAGGACTGCACCAAATTCCTACGAGCACTAGACACGTTTTCAAATTATTTTTGGCGGATCTCTTCTAAATTCGCCGACACTAACTCATATGAAACATATGT comes from Rutidosis leptorrhynchoides isolate AG116_Rl617_1_P2 chromosome 4, CSIRO_AGI_Rlap_v1, whole genome shotgun sequence and encodes:
- the LOC139843813 gene encoding zinc finger CCCH domain-containing protein 30-like; the protein is MVMSTLTVETEDSFSSLLEYAANNDFEGFKRLIENDPSAIDEVGLWYVRKMGSKQIVLEHRTPLMVASTYGSIDVLKLIISQPKVNVNFTCGPDKCTALHCAASGGSMDSVESVKLLLSVGADPNIKDANGHRPVDVVIVPPKLSLVRASLEELLMNHVSDGSINDCNMTVSNSWSPTLSSSPNSGSSPCSPSELVSSPTLSKFNNMLMNSTEKKEYPIDPSLPDIKNSIYSTDEFRMFSFKVRPCSRAYSHDWTECPFVHPGENARRRDPRKFHYSCVPCPDFRKGTCRRGDLCEYAHGVFECWLHPAQYRTRLCKDGPSCGRRVCFFAHLPEELRPLYVSTGSAVQSPRSTAAGATVMDMLNLLPGSPSSGSVMSPSAFNQPMSPNGGPHSPVSWSQPNVPTLHLPGSNLQSSRLRSSLSARDIPLDNLSMLQDFESQQLLNDLACYSQSRSGSLSLNRPTRSKTLAPANLDDLFSAELTSSPRYSDQAASSGVFSPSHKSAVLNQFQQQQSMLSPINTNIFSPKNIDHALLQQRMSPRSMDPISPMGGARLSAFAQREMPHQQLRSLSSRDLGTNFGSNLGTNSPFRVGSPVNNTSSSWSKWGSPTGKVDWSVNADEFGKLKRSSSFEMKNNDGSDEPDVSWVQSLVKESPPEMMKDKAAAPLSVSGGAAATSGGEGLLHGGESADHSVLGAWLEQMQLDQLVA